The DNA window AGAAAATCATGTTGTTCCAGTACCGGTTGATAAGTGGTCTAAATTTGAAGTTTACTGGCACCGATCAAGTGATAGTGACGGACGCTATTGGGCAGCTGTTGATGGTCAAGTAATTGTCGATCACAGTGGACCGAATATGGAGATTATAATCTTCCGATAAACCGGATCTTTATCAGTAATCCTTATAGTGGGGACGAGCATCGGTGGATAACCACATCACAGGATTGGAAATTTGGGATGATTTTCCGTGTGGTGTGAGAGTGTCTTGTTATGATAAAAATAATTGTGTCGTCTGGGTTGAAGTAATAATTCGACAATCTACAATATTGATTCATGAGTTATAGGAAAGCTTGAGAAAATTAAGTATGAAAATCAAGAATTCCTCAGTGTTACTGGCGTCTCATCAGCTACTAGCTTACCTTCTTGAACATTAAGCGATCCGGGAGGATTGATCTAATTAATTTCCTGGAACTCCGCCAATCACACTATTTTCTACTACATCTTTTATTACCACAGCATTAGCGCCAATGATCGAGTTACATCCAACAGTTACGGCTCCAAGTATTCTGGCGCCTGGTCCAATCCAAACGTCATTTCCTATTTTGGGTGTCCCGGAGCCGAAACTGCCTCCTATCGTGACGCCCTGTCCAATCAATACTCGTTCACCAATAAGGCAATCGGGGTGTAGTACCACACCAATTCCACCATGTGCAAACCAGGAGCTTTTTCCAATACTGCATTGGGGAGGAATTACACTATTATAAAGAAGGAACATCAGCAGGCGGAGCAGACCAGGCAATAATGGCACATGCCTACAGTGCAAATAATGTGCAATACGATAAAGATGAATGGCATTCATAATTACGTAAAATCATACCGGTTTATGACAGATGATCGTAAGAATAGTGGTTTCGAGATCTTCTTGTGAATAATTTTTCCAGTCGGGATGAACTCTGAGCCCGGAAATGTCACAATGCTCACGATTGATTTCGGCAATCTCGAAGCCATTTTTCGGAACAGGTGTTGATAATCCTCGCCTTGCAAGACATTGTGGTACTGAACTATATTTTCAAATAGGTACTTGCGATTGAAGATCGAAAACTGAAGATAATTTTTCTGGGAAACTTTGTTATCGTAGTGTGCAAGATGATCATCAATACCAATTTGATGTATACAGAAACCTCCCGGTTTCAATATGCGGAACATATGTTCAATAGATTCTTCGATGGAGTTTTTGTTGATATGCTCCATCACATGGAAGCTAGTAATTAAGTTATAGCTTGCATCCGGGTAACCCGATAAAGAGCCTTCACTATTGATGGTGTAATTTGCGTTGAAAATGCGATAGAGTTCATCAAAAGAATGCACTGTTTGAATAGAGGTTAACCGAGCGCGCTGTGTCGGATTGATGCCAATATCATGTTTCGATTGCGATGCTAGCTTATTGAAAGCACTCTTCAGCGCATCTAGTTGGCGATTATCCCATACATCGAATAACTCCAAGCTGATGTTTTCTCTACGTGCAAAGCCAAATACAATCCAAACCAATGTATCCAACCGGTGCCAAGTTCAACCACTGCGCCACCGTCTTTTAGTACACTAAATTTTTTACTAATTGGACTAACAAGTCGCCACGATTAATATATACGTCAATACTTTGTTGTTGGCGTTTTTTTTGACCAAATATATTGCCAAGGTAGCGGTAACTAGAACGTGTAAGATTATTCAGTGAAAATGCTTTTAGCATTGCTGCCGCTGCTAGATACCTGATCATAGATCAACTATGTCCTATGTTTTGATAAAAGCTGGGTAACCAAATGAATCTTGATTGTAATTCAGTTCGATTTGGATTAAATGCAAGGAAAGATAAATCGCTCCAAAATATACATAAAACCTGATTCTTAGTCAAATTCACCGCCATTTTGGTCTTCATTCCTAACCATAACTATCATTGACATATCGTGTCATTAGCTAACAAAAATGTCACTTACGTGTAAGATCTCTAGATATTTAGTCCCACTTTGTGACGATCTGGGTTGATCTTAAATCGTTTGGGCTGTTTTTGCCAGCATTTAATGACGTATTATGGGGTGTGAGTCCCTGTAGGGTTTTGAGATGTCTGGCGAAGGTTATAGGCATCTAGGAAGTTGTACAGATGTGCTCGTAACTGGGCGTGATTTTCGTAATAGTAGCCTTGACGGTTGCCTCTTTCAACATCCGGTTCATGCGTTCCACTTGTTCATTTGTCCATGGGTGACTAACCTTGGTGAGTCTGTGTTCTATGTCGTTTTCATGGCAGACCGATCAAAGATATGCACAAACGCCCACCGGTCTTTTTGCGATTAGTGAACTGGATACCATTGTCGGTGAGCACGGTAGCGATCAGGTTGCGCAAGAGCTATGCGGCTTCCATCTTGCCGTATTGTTGGTGAGTAGTTCGGCATAGGCGAACTTGCTGGTACTGTTGATGCCTACGAATAGATAGAGTTTGCCCTCTTCTATCCGTATTGCGGCTATATCCACATGGAAATAGCCGATCAGATATTTGGCAAAATTTTTTGTCGGCTTATCACCTTCCATCTCCGGCAATCGGCTGATGTCACGACGCCGAAACAAACGATACAGGCTAGAGCGCGTCAGGCTGGGAATACCGCTTCGCAGGGCATACAAGCAATCATCCAAGGGCAAGTAGTGTGTAGTCACCTCGGAATTTGATCTAATTTAACGGAATTATATACTTTACAAATGCAAAATTAATATTTATACTTCATTTAACTATATGAGGTATTGATATGAAAACCACATTATTTTCCGAGCCACGATTTAACGATGATGATGCAGCAAGAGAGCATCTTGAATCAATTCGTTGGCCAAATGGATCGGCATGCCCACATTGTGGAGGCCACGATCGTCAATCGAAATTAGAGGGCAAAGCTCATCGCCTAGGATTATATTTTTGTGGTCATTGTCGCAAACAATATACTGTAACAGTTGGAACAGTATTTGAGAGATCAAAAGTCCCATTACATAAATGGTTGCTCGCTACTCATCTTATGTGTTCCAGTAAGAAAGGAATAAGCGCACATCAATTACACCGTACTCTAGGAGTAACTTATAAAACAGCATGGTTTATGGCGCACCGTATTCGTGAAGCTATGAGCATTGAGCCTACCGGAAGTCTAGGTAGTGATGGTTCTCCTGTAGAGGTTGACGAAACATATTGGGGAACAATTTAGTTTCGAATTGACTTCTGCTATAGCAGATGACAAATCATTGTAGCTCATTAGATCTTTATGGGCGCTGATAAACTCTTTTAGCACCTTAGCGCTTTGTATTGCCGCGTTTATTTCTGGAATCATAGCGTCAATCCTCAATCAATCTTTACTGTATCAACACCAATAGCTTTCATACACTGCAAGAAGAACTGAAAAGTAAATGATCCTCGATTGATCTTGGTGTTTATGCTGTTATAGTTTTCTTCGATACCAAGCTCCTTAAGCTTTTTGGCTAGGGTTTCGTAATCAACACCTTTCCGTGCTAACTCGGACTTCAGGATATTTTTGCATTAGATTTCCAATCTTGAGTTTCCATGTCTCAATCCTCGTGTTTATTTTAAGATTATAGAATAACACATAAGTAACATATGTTTCGTATTTGAAATATATGTGTTGTATATTATTCTATACATGATATATTGATGTCATATATGACACATACAGAGTGATTAACCATGTCGCAACACTTTCTACTATCAGCCAAAGCCCGCACTTTATCGGTGCGCAAAGTAATGGAATTGACTGATGACCAAGCATTTCAATTATTCAAGGAAGTGCGCTGGGGTTCTGGCGACAATGTGGCGTGTCCGGTATGTGGAACAGTAGGAAAGCATTACTTCATTAATACACGCCAGCAATGGCGCTGCAAGGATTGTGGCCACACGTTCTCGGTGACTTCAGGGACAATATTTGCATTCCACAAGTTACCGCTGTGCGTTTATCTAGCTGCAATTGCGATCTATACCAACGCTGTAAAAGGATTGTCTGCGCTGCAACTATCCCGCGATCTTGGGGTGCAATATAAAACCGCCTTTGTCCTAGCGCATAAAATACGTGAATCGTTGATTAAATGCCGGGATAATTCTCAGCTCACAGGTGAGATACACATGGACGGCGCTTACGTGAATGGATCAATCCGTCAGAAAAATAAGAAGAAAGACCGTGTTGATCGTCGTCTCATCGAGCATCAGAAGCCAAATAAGCGCTGCGTGTTCGTGATGCGGCAAAAGTTGAAACAGATGGGAATTTGATTAAAGGTTCAAACAAAACTTTGACTTTCGTTATCAAAGCCGAGAATCAAGCAGACGTAAGTAAACCAGCCAATCAATTCGTGAAGAGAGGATCAATAATCTGTGCCGATGAATCTCATGCTTACGATACGTTACATGCTAGATTCGATGCGCGCCGCGTGAACCATACCAAAGAGTATCGGAGCGATAAAGGAATAACAAACAATCTGGCAGAGTCTTATTTTTCACGTTTCCGCCGCATGCAGTACGGTCAAACACATAAGTTCGGCAATCAATATCTGGCAAATTACGCTAATGAAGCGGCTTATCGTGAAGATACGCGACGTCAGCCGAACGGTGAAATTTTTATGGACATTACAAAGAAATGTGCCAAAACTCGCACACATAATGATTGGTGCGGATACTGGCAGGGGAATAAGCGGCAATCTGAGAGGCTGGCGTGCTAGTTGATAATAGATTTCAAGCCTAATTTGATAGTGTGTTCACACGAATATCAATGATTGGAGCGAACAGCCTTTGTAGGAAAGTTATTTTTGCGAAATGCTCCGGCTCACCATACCCCATCGCTCTAGCTAACTCATTATGGCAAATAGAGTTAAGCATATGCAGTACCGGCGGCTCTTCTGCTTCAATATCTAATCTTTCGCCAATGAAAGCAGCAATGTTGCCATCATTCTTTTCATGGCATGAAGTAATTTTCTTTTCCAGATCAATAAAACGCTTGCACAAATCATGATGTAAACGAGCTTGGCGAGACGATCCGACAACCAAATTTATTGCTGAAAATATCGTTACAAACATGGCCGCTATAATGGCAACCTCCTGATATTGATCCTTCAATATTCCATATACAGTTGCCGAACCCATAACAAGTGAAAATGCATTCACGAAAAGATTAAATCGATCATAGAAGCTGCGTCGTCTGCTGTGATAACGAATTGATCTTCGGACTCCAAATAGGAGACCGTGATACTCATTTTCTAGGCTCATTCGAATCATCCTTATTAGCCGGAACACCACCAGGCGGAGGAGGTGGCTTTAATGTGTCAAAACTGCATTATCAAAGATAGGTTTCTCAGAGAAGTCAGGATTTTTCCGGGTTAAATCAGCAATTCCAGTATCAGGTTTTGTTTTGTTGTCGTTTGCCATTAAATATAAAGTCACTCAACTGAATATTAGGAATTTTAATTGATTAACCAAGTGCGAGCTACTCCATCCTGAGATCCTTGAATAACCAGTTCTTTTTTCTAAAATCTTCAATACACCCAAGGCACTTCTTTGTAACTGATCTATCATTTCTGGGGTTGGTTCAATACCTTTCGCTTGCAGCATGGCTTCAGCTATTTTCCTGCTGGTCATTGAGCATCCGGCTTTTCTAAGGATATCTAAAACCAATTTAGGGCACTCCCCAGGCTTAAAATATTTGTTCTGCACTCTGCGTTTCTTGGCGCGGATTGAGCGTAGATCCAATCCTGGCGCAAATAACTTAATTGTGGCATCTAAGTGACTTATTTCACCCAGGATTCGATCTATTTCAGACTGATATTGTTGGATAAGGCCAGACATTTCTGTGCGTTTCGCAACAAGACTTGAAGCAACATTTGATTCGGACATTCCGCACCTGAAAGTAAAAATACAGGTGCTATATTAATCGCTTAAGCTAATAGCAACTTTGTGTTGTTGCTACATAATAACGCCAAAAACTTACCAAACGAAGGACTAGAAGCCATGACAAGAAGAGTGCAGTGGGATAGCGAAGCGCTACCGATCGGAATAGCTATCGATCAATTGTTGTATCAGGTTCGCCAATCCGAGGAAAGCGGCAATGTGTTGCTGCTTGATTCGGTAAGTATTGCGGAAATCATGGAAGATTCAGATTCCGTTTTAGCACTGGACGCGTTTGTTACTCCATACGCAAAACTCAACCGGAAGATGGAATTGCTGCGCGTAGTTATGGAGCGCACGGGAGATACCGTCAAGCCTGTGGCGATGCAAATCACCGATCCATTCAAACAGCTTGGCAGAACCAATGTTGCGGTCATTTTGAATTGTCGGACGGGCAAACAGTTTCGATCTTCTTCCACAATCCGGATACAACGCCAAACAAACTGACGCCAGCGGATGAGTTGATTAGCTGGAAATGGTTGCTGAACAAAAGGATATAACCATCGTTGTTGCGCCTGAGCGCGGTAAAGATTTGGATATACGCGAGGTATCGCGCCGAATTATGCGATTGGCCGAGAAGAATAGTGCTGCGTTTGGCCGGGCAAATTCGAAGCGGGCAGAGCGCATGCAAAACATTCAAGGTCTGAAGGATGAAATAGCCGGTTTGGAGGAAGAACTAAAATCTGTGCAGCGTGATTTCGAGGTGGCGAAAATAGAACGCGAGGACAGTGATAACGCGGCAATTAAAGCCAGCGATGATTTTGCGCAAGAAATATTGAAATCACTGATTGATGATTTTGGATGGAAAAACCAGGGTGACGGACAACGGCTCTATTGGGTTACGAAAGAAATCGGTGGTGGCGTAGTGAGCATGGTTAATCGAGACGGAATCCGCCGTGTTTCTGCCAAGGTAATTGGCGGAAAGATCGATGCAATGCATGGTGATAATCCACTGGTGAGCGTTGAACTCAGAACCGATGAATCCGCGAAGGAAAATGCAAAGCATCTTGATGATGCGGTGAATGCCGTTGATCCGAATTTTTCTGCCAAGATACAAGAAAACGCCGATTTTGACCCAACATCACCAGAAGGATACGCCAAAGTCATGGCTGATCCAAAATGCAGTTGAAATATCAGGATTCTCTTGATGCATTATTCCAGGGTCGTATTGTTGCGGTTCGGAATTCGTTGCGAGGTTTAGGGTGGAGCGCAGAACACTATTCCTGGCCGATGACCAAGGGATCTTATTCTATGGATGTAAGTATCAAGCATGTTGGTCCAGGTAAGAATGTTGTCGGTGTTTCATACGTTGTGAAAGGTCCGGGTGGCTTCAATCTCAAGACCGGCGATAGTCTAACCAAAACTCCGGAACAGATTGCTGCTGAAATAGATGGTTCAATTACATCCGAAAGTTCTCGGTGGAAATAAAAGATTCAGATATAGAGCAACAAATTCAACAGCTATTTTCATCAGGAAAAATTGCAGATTCTTACAAATTAGCCAACACCACAGAGACCATGGACGAATTTTCGTCGCGCGTTTTGATGAGAGCGGTAGCCCGGAATTATGGAATCTTCCGATCGATAGTGTAAGAGCTATGACTGAAGAAGAATTTAATGCGGCCAGCTATGCGCTGGATAATTGGAATTTTCACTCACAGAACGTAGTGCTTCTTGCCAAGAGAAAAGGGACTGATCAGAATATTAAGGATGCTGAAGATTTTCTTAAATTCCATGAGAACGCTGGCGGACTATCGTTTGAAGACTTGGATAGCAGAAGAGAAATTGAAGAAAGGATAAATAGCGGGCAAAAACTCCCGGAATCTGATTTTAACGTTGATATTCCATCGTTAATAGCGGCTATTCAAAGCTTGATGGGCTGGGAATTTCCAGTTTAATTATCCGCCCAAGTGGAGAAATAAACACTGTCAGTGATTACGACATCAAGAATTCAGGTGTGACTGATACCGATATTTTGACGCATTCGGCAAAGGACTGCTGCGTGAAGCTACTGAGGCTTCTAAAACCGAAG is part of the Gammaproteobacteria bacterium genome and encodes:
- a CDS encoding serine acetyltransferase, whose protein sequence is MNAIHLYRIAHYLHCRHVPLLPGLLRLLMFLLYNSVIPPQCSIGKSSWFAHGGIGVVLHPDCLIGERVLIGQGVTIGGSFGSGTPKIGNDVWIGPGARILGAVTVGCNSIIGANAVVIKDVVENSVIGGVPGN
- a CDS encoding class I SAM-dependent methyltransferase is translated as MDTLVWIVFGFARRENISLELFDVWDNRQLDALKSAFNKLASQSKHDIGINPTQRARLTSIQTVHSFDELYRIFNANYTINSEGSLSGYPDASYNLITSFHVMEHINKNSIEESIEHMFRILKPGGFCIHQIGIDDHLAHYDNKVSQKNYLQFSIFNRKYLFENIVQYHNVLQGEDYQHLFRKMASRLPKSIVSIVTFPGSEFIPTGKIIHKKISKPLFLRSSVINRYDFT
- a CDS encoding IS1595 family transposase gives rise to the protein MKTTLFSEPRFNDDDAAREHLESIRWPNGSACPHCGGHDRQSKLEGKAHRLGLYFCGHCRKQYTVTVGTVFERSKVPLHKWLLATHLMCSSKKGISAHQLHRTLGVTYKTAWFMAHRIREAMSIEPTGSLGSDGSPVEVDETYWGTI